The Capra hircus breed San Clemente chromosome 25, ASM170441v1, whole genome shotgun sequence nucleotide sequence TAATACAAGGGGAATTTAAGTAATAAAGAAACAAAGGTGTGTGCCAGGAACCTGCCTAGTGGAGACAAGTCTGACAGAAGATTTACTTGCAACCAGTAACAAGGACGACGAGCACGAAGGGATGAAGATCAGTACATGAGCAGATAGCAAAGGTCAAAGGACACGGAAATTGGCAGAATCCCAAAAAGTGAAGAGAATGGGTGGATTAGTGTGCTAGGGCTGCCAGAAGAAAATACCACAGGCTAGGTGGGttaaacaatttattttctcacagttccggaggctggaagtccaaggtcaaaatGTCAGCTGTCTTAGTTTTTTCTGAAGCCTGTCTCCTTTGCTTGTAGGTGGCCCCCTTCTCACCCGGTCCTTGCATGACCTTTcctctgtgcatgcatgcactgctCATGTCTCTTCCTATGTCCAAATTTCCTCCTCTtaggacaccagtcagattggattgGGGCCTAGCCTAAGGGCCTCATTTGAACCTAACCACCTCTTTTAAAGCCCTTTCTCCAAAGACagccacattctgaggtactaggggTTAGAGCCTCAACCTATGAATTTTGtggggacacagttcagcccataaAATAGGGCTGACAAATTGAGGAACAAACTGTAAAATAACTGGTTAATGCTCCTAATTGGCGACTAAGGTGCTCTGTATCAATTCAATGCAATGCAAAGTGACCCAGGATTGAATGCTAGTCCTTGTAAAAGGACTTTGGTGGGACAATTGGCAGTAATTTGAACATGGCCTCTAGGCAGGTTATTACATCAGTGCCTGTTTCCTTGTTCTGAGGATTGTACTATGGTTATGTAAGATGTCAATATCTGGGAAAGCTTGGGTGAAGAGTATAGGGGAACTCTGTACTACTTTTGCAACATTTCAAAAAGTCTggcattatttcaaaatgaaaagttaaaatcaaaaattaataattaaccAAATAGGGTAAacagaagagggaaagagagaaaatgagaatggAATTGGATGTGACCATGGAGgaaggaaaaatggagaaaaagaagcaaagagaaagtgATTTCCATGAGGTCAGAGGTTACACCTGCTGTTTGGGTTTCCAATGACCCCCTGCTTCTGGGAACTCAGCGTATGTTTTGGGAGGTAATATTCATTGAGGCATAGCCTCTGAAGAGGATTGAATCCCACCTCACATTCAGAAAAGACCTCAGAGGTTAATTTCTGACATTGTCTCCAAAGACTGGTACATAGTCAGTGCACTGTATGTGTTGAAACTGTGAATCTCTTGCatgtaaaaacatttaaaatacacgGCCACCTTGGTAATAGAGTTTTGGTATGCCCACTTTTCCccaagtttttcctttttttaacttttgtttgtttgtttgttttgaggtataattcacataccacacaGTTCACGATTCATTCAATGGTTTTCGTTACCAGGCAATCGCTACCATTACCTAATTACTAGATATTTCATCACGCCACAAAAGAACCCCACACCCGGTTAGCAGTCACTTCGcacccccacccgcccccacGCCATCGCCCAGCCACTGACTAGTCTACTGTCTgaatggatttgcctgttctgggtaTTTCTTGCAAGGGGATCAAGCATTTGTGGACCCACCGCACATCAAAAGCTCAGCCCCAGGATCGCCAGGGGCCACGGGATTGGCCGGCGGGGGTTGGGTGTGCGCGGGGCGCCCAATCGCCTTCGAGCATCGGAAGGAGGTAGGTGCAAGTGGCTGGAGGCGGCGCGCCGGCTGCCGGGGCGGAGGGCGAAGCGGGAAGGCCCGGGAGCCAGCGGCCTGCGTTCGTGGGGCGCCTTGGGAACCGGCATGGTGAGCTGGTGGCAGGCTCTCACGCGCGCCGCCGGGCGTTACCCTTGGCCAGCGAACGTACTGCTTTACGCCGGGTTCTTCTCGGGCGGCGAcgcgctgcagcagctgctgcGGGGCGGCCAGCCCGACTGGCAACATACGCGGCACGTGGCTACCGTGGCCGTGGCCTTCCACGCGAACTTAAACTATGTGTGGCTGAGCCTGCTGGAGCGCGCGCTGCCTGGGCGCGCGCCGCGCACCATCCTGGCCAAGGTGCTGTGCGACCAGGCTCTGGGCGGGCCGGTGTACGTCTCTACCTTCTATGCCGGTGAGAAGCCGGGAGGgggacctggaggaggagctggggaaCGGGGTCGCATCAGGAATTGGAGGACTGGAGGCAGGGGCTTCCTGGGGCTGGGACGGAGCAGAAGCCTGGGGCTCTGTGGGAACGGGGCCGGGGCTGGAAACCCTCCCATGGGGGCCAAGGGTTAGGAGACTGGGATGGTCGGGGCGAGAGCGGGAGATCGAGGTGTGAGGACCGGGAAGTCTGGGGACCGTGGATTAAGGGGGTTGAGGGGAAAGCGATTGAGGCGTGGTTGCTGGAGAGGCCTGGGATTAGGGCGTGAGGGGCGCATTTGGGActctggggttgcaaacagtctggGGCTGGAAGTTTCAGGGGGCCCTGGGGTGTACGCAGGCCGGAATTGggggagacaga carries:
- the MPV17L gene encoding mpv17-like protein isoform X1, which translates into the protein MVSWWQALTRAAGRYPWPANVLLYAGFFSGGDALQQLLRGGQPDWQHTRHVATVAVAFHANLNYVWLSLLERALPGRAPRTILAKVLCDQALGGPVYVSTFYAGMSILQGKDDIFLDMRQKFWNTYKSGLMYWPFVQLTNFSLIPIRWRTAYTGLCGFLWATFLCFSQQEGDGTFKSAFTFRRIKGTNEVEKPPEK
- the MPV17L gene encoding mpv17-like protein isoform X2 — protein: MVSWWQALTRAAGRYPWPANVLLYAGFFSGGDALQQLLRGGQPDWQHTRHVATVAVAFHANLNYVWLSLLERALPGRAPRTILAKVLCDQALGGPVYVSTFYAEWSDVLAFCTADQLQPHSHSLANSLHWTLWFSVGHLPLFFSTGR